The Papaver somniferum cultivar HN1 chromosome 3, ASM357369v1, whole genome shotgun sequence genome includes a region encoding these proteins:
- the LOC113357497 gene encoding DNA polymerase zeta catalytic subunit-like isoform X1: protein MEKPKSESNIFSVRIVSIDHYMSPPITDLDISYSSFQGGVVNEVPVIRIFGSTPAGQKTCLHVHRALPYLYISCSDISLETPEEGDKYLRLISSAIEKALKFKGSAGNRRQHVHGCSLVRARKFYGYHPTEELFVKIYLYYPHEVARVAKLLLDGAILDKSFQPYESHIPFLLQFMIDHNLYGMGQLHVSKVKFRHPLPDGFTPKRDHSNDQNQNVTEKITSASANFQADPSNDAFLGSPIWISSTIPSGWMWPYPMEHCGSFDKGLDLSKRQSICQLEGDAIVDEILNQQLKLYSSMSQTRPDVKMVQSLIPIWEEEYERTGLHEAPISPDPSKPLPEHVLQTFSHGHELETAFWNMCRKTDKASSYQNTPSAEAENFMLSVRSLTDVGNLVDSGESSKCPEEVNENFPADAGRSPCKQGQGEHELVPGDEGLLTSEMPETSDSKITDTETLEILRWLASSQAANDLDTDDEFVHELVLSPFIPKEKIDRVLENANLDHESESQKECQDILDSVDHVAYDEDFKDRMVASPVRSSLCQTSSENTIPQVDGSHDDNPVDHVGNTNEKKISNELEGPSYQVREQKGVHLDSKMKKTKRLWGSLPFSNEEKLDNDLECFNSADSCADMIHHTSSHSSSGNKIDEICEVSTTNNSTPISSLKEGKQLTGSSVRDLMRKKRRTGIQPCGNSEAKKILSSKDLKAEAYLCPKQLEFHTVHDGEPVPTHGSSSFRSTCSSEVRPSDKVHVGASAVSGIFRFSDLCHLPHDSSSRSVEDYNQGDCPTLQRVPGVIFNTCKNPITAVDVNPAQVDNHASVEQERPTCLSIHDSSLYKSVESKGGPSEGILSKKPCMIDEIKGLSDDLSYQGYCQEKKEDQCKSVLNFRKETVTGVPTLYQNDGSVLYLLTTVFSPPSVDSVQNWLSHPQLQNSADDKPGTPETNVQLSLPESSSKHSDGHGFSQEENVTMLPESPKPHELRRKNTQGFPAGVLHEKSREPEIELCAEPFLDPSRKEDPPSLKAETVVCHPNKTCLEQSSLKEKELIETWQDVSQISGPDRRSKLTPLSQTGFRDPASVGAGQQLTLLSIEIHTESRGDLRPDPRFDAINVISLAIQEDNDHVPEAFVLLRTNIGESCRRNLDGISGCKVVTVSEEKLLFHHFVKIIRLYDPDVLLGWEIQGGSIGYLAERAAHFGLGLLSSISRMPTPNNKTPSGNPASPAKEIPDNLLPEALMSEMIVLEDAIIGDEWGRTHASGVHVDGRIVLNFWRLMRGDIKLNMYTIEAVAEAVVRRKIPSIPFRILTQWFSSGPGRARFRCIEYVLGRAKLNLEIMNKHDLINRTSELARVFGIDFFSVLSRGSQYRVESMLLRLAHTQNYLAISPGNQQVASQPAMECLPLVMEPESGFYADPVVVLDFQSLYPSMIIAYNLCFSTCLGKVIPSKENTLGVSKYVPDPQLLANLKDQIMLTPNGVMYVTSKIRKGVLPRLLEEILSTRIMVKQAMKKLTPSQQVLSRIFNARQLALKLIANVTYGYTAAGFSGRMPCAELADSIVQCGRRTLETAISFVNAHEEWKGRVIYGDTDSMFVLLKGRSAKEALLIGQEIASVITSMNPYPVALKMEKVYHPCFLLTKKRYVGCSYESPSQTEPSFDAKGIETVRRDGCGVVSKTLEQSLRLYFEQQDIFKVKVYLQRQWTRILSGRISLQDFVFAKEVRLGTYSARASSLPPAAIVAMKAMRADPKAEPRYAERIPYVVIHGEPGARLVDMVVDPLDLLQIDSPFRLNDLYYITKQIIPALQRVFGLVGADLHQWFLEIPRPVRPTTSKLQNHAPNGQRNRIDYYYLSKHCILCGDLVQASTRLCEKCSRKGPAAAAAVTGRTSKLERDIQHLAAICGHCGGGDWIIESGVKCTSLACSVFYQRRKVQKELNAVSTVATEVGFYPSCMVEWF from the exons ATGGAGAAACCGAAATCAGAATCGAACATTTTCAGCGTTCGAATTGTTTCAATCGATCATTATATGTCGCCTCCAATTACAGACCTAGATATTTCTTACAGTAGTTTTCAAG GTGGAGTAGTGAATGAAGTTCCAGTTATACGAATTTTCGGTTCTACTCCTGCTGGTCAGAAAACCTGCTTGCACGTACATCGT GCTTTACCTTATCTGTATATATCCTGTTCAGATATCTCACTGGAAACACCTGAAGAAG GTGACAAATATTTAAGGCTCATATCTAGTGCAATCGAAAAGGCTTTAAAG TTTAAGGGAAGTGCTGGTAATAGAAGACAACATGTGCATGGTTGCAGTTTGGTACGAGCAAGGAAGTTTTACGGTTACCATCCCACGGAGGAGCTATTTGTAAAAATATACTT ATATTACCCGCACGAAGTTGCTCGCGTTGCTAAACTCCTTTTG GATGGTGCAATATTGGATAAAAGTTTCCAGCCGTATGAATCACATATTCCTTTCCTGCTTCAGTTTATG ATCGACCACAACTTGTATGGAATGGGTCAGCTACACGTATCAAAGGTGAAGTTCCGCCATCCTTTACCTGATGGTTTCACCCCAAAAAGGGATCACTCTAATGACCAGAATCAAAATGTTACAGAGAAGATAACCAGTGCTTCTGCTAACTTTCAG GCAGACCCAAGTAATGATGCATTTCTGGGTTCTCCAATTTGGATATCTTCCACAATTCCCAGTGGGTGGATGTGGCCTTATCCTATGGAGCATTGTGGCTCGTTTGATAAAGGTCTTGACCTCAGTAAGCGTCAAAGCATTTGTCAGCTTGAGGGAGATGCGATTGTGGATG AGATTCTGAATCAACAGCTGAAGCTATACTCATCTATGTCTCAGACTCGACCAGATGTGAAAATGGTTCAATCACTCATACCAATTTGGGAG GAGGAGTATGAAAGAACGGGTTTGCATGAAGCGCCGATATCTCCCGATCCTAGCAAGCCACTTCCTGAACACGTGCTGCAAACTTTTTCACACGGGCACGAACTCGAGACTGCATTCTGGAATATGTGCAGGAAAACTGATAAGGCGTCATCCTATCAAAATACTCCATCGGCAGAGGCTGAAAATTTCATGCTCTCTGTAAGATCTTTAACTGATGTCGGCAACTTGGTCGACTCAGGAGAATCTTCGAAGTGTCCTGAAGAAGTTAATGAAAACTTTCCCGCAGATGCTGGAAGATCACCATGCAAACAGGGTCAGGGTGAACATGAACTGGTACCAGGTGATGAGGGATTGCTAACATCTGAAATGCCTGAGACCTCAGATTCTAAG ATAACAGATACGGAAACCCTTGAAATTTTGCGGTGGCTTGCTTCATCTCAAGCAGCAAATGACTTAGACACAGATGATGAATTTGTCCATGAGTTGGTTCTTAGTCCCTTTATCCCCAAAGAGAAAATAGACAGGGTCTTAGAAAACGCTAATTTGGATCATGAGAGCGAATCCCAAAAAGAATGTCAAGACATACTTGATTCAGTTGACCACGTGGCTTATGATGAGGATTTCAAAGATCGAATGGTCGCATCTCCGGTTCGTAGCTCTCTATGCCAAACATCGTCAGAAAATACCATTCCTCAAGTAGATGGTTCGCATGATGATAACCCAGTTGATCATGTTGGTAATACAAATGAAaaaaagataagtaatgaatTGGAAGGACCTTCataccaggtacgcgaacaaaaAGGCGTACACCTTGATAGTAAGATGAAAAAGACCAAAAGGTTATGGGGATCCTTACCTTTTTCCAATGAGGAAAAGTTAGACAATGATTTAGAGTGTTTTAACTCTGCTGATTCATGTGCTGACATGATACATCATACCTCTTCCCATTCTTCATCTGGAAACAAAATTGACGAAATCTGTGAAGTATCCACAACCAATAATAGTACACCTATTTCCAGTTTAAAAGAAGGAAAGCAGCTAACTGGAAGTTCCGTAAGGGATTTAATGAGGAAAAAGCGACGCACCGGAATTCAGCCATGTGGAAATTCTGAAGCAAAGAAGATTCTTTCATCAAAGGACCTTAAAGCGGAGGCATATCTCTGTCCAAAGCAGCTAGAATTTCATACGGTGCATGATGGAGAACCAGTTCCAACTCACGGAAGTAGTTCATTTCGTTCAACATGCTCATCAGAG GTGAGACCAAGTGATAAAGTGCATGTAGGAGCTTCTGCTGTAAGTGGAATTTTTAGGTTCTCAGACCTCTGTCATTTGCCTCATGATTCCAGCTCAAGATCCGTGGAAGATTATAACCAGGGCGATTGCCCAACATTACAGCGGGTACCTGGAGTCATATTTAACACTTGCAAAAATCCAATTACTGCAGTGGATGTGAATCCGGCGCAGGTTGACAATCATGCCAGTGTTGAACAGGAGAGACCTACCTGTTTGTCAATACATGATAGTTCGTTATACAAATCCGTTGAGAGTAAAGGAGGGCCTTCTGAAGGGATCTTAAGCAAGAAACCCTGTATGATAGATGAGATCAAAGGCTTATCTGACGACCTGTCATATCAAG GCTACTgccaagagaagaaagaagatcaGTGCAAGTCTGTTCTAAATTTTCGTAAAGAAACTGTTACTGGTGTTCCTACTCTTTACCAGAATGATGGTTCAGTCTTATACTTACTGACAACTGTATTTTCGCCACCTTCTGTGGATAGTGTTCAAAATTGGCTTTCGCATCCGCAACTGCAAAATTCTGCAGATGACAAGCCAG GTACCCCGGAGACGAATGTCCAATTATCACTGCCAGAATCATCTTCTAAACACAGTGATGGTCATGGATTTTCACAGGAGGAAAATGTGACAATGTTGCCCGAGTCCCCAAAACCCCATGAGTTACGTAGGAAAAACACACAAGGGTTTCCGGCTGGTGTTCTTCATGAGAAATCACGTGAACCAGAAATCGAGTTGTGTGCGGAACCATTTTTGGATCCATCGAGGAAAGAAGACCCTCCATCCCTTAAGGCAGAAACTGTTGTCTGTCATCCAAATAAAACATGTCTTGAACAGAGTAGTTTAAAAGAAAAAGAGCTCATCGAAACCTGGCAAGATGTCTCTCAGATTTCAGGCCCAGATAGAAGGTCGAAGCTTACTCCTCTCAGCCAAACTGGCTTTCGGGATCCTGCTAGTGTTGGTGCTGGCCAGCAGCTAACTTTGTTGAGCATAGAG ATTCACACTGAATCAAGAGGAGATCTTCGCCCGGATCCTCGGTTTGATGCCATCAATGTTATTTCTCTTGCAATTCAGGAGGATAATGATCATGTTCCTGAAGCTTTTGTGCTTTTGAGAACTAACATTGGAGAATCATGTAGGAG GAATCTTGATGGGATATCTGGCTGTAAGGTGGTTACTGTCTCTGAAGAGAAACTCTTGTTCCACCATTTCGTGAAAATAATTAGATTGTATGATCCAGATGTTTTGTTGGGTTGGGAAATTCAAGGTGGTTCAATTGGCTATTTAGCTGAAAGGGCTGCGCATTTTGGTCTAGGTCTATTGAGTAGCATATCTAGGATGCCTACTCCTAATAATAAAACTCCATCTGGAAATCCGGCTTCTCCTGCAAAAGAGATACCAGATAATTTGCTACCTGAAGCACTGATGTCCGAGATGATTGTTCTCGAGGATGCAATAATTGGTGATGAATGGGGTCGCACTCATGCCAGTGGTGTGCATGTGGATGGAAGAATTGTTCTAAATTTTTGGCGGCTGATGCGAGGAGATATCAAGCTTAATATGTATACCATTGAGGCTGTAGCTGAGGCAGTGGTGAGGCGCAAAATCCCGTCCATTCCTTTCAGAATATTGACACAGTGGTTTTCAAGTGGTCCTGGACGAGCGAGATTTCGTTGCATCGAGTATGTCTTAGGAAGAGCGAAGCTGAACCTTGAGATAATGAATAAGCATGATTTG ATAAATCGAACATCAGAGCTTGCTCGCGTTTTCGGCATTGACTTTTTCTCGGTTCTTTCTCGAGGATCCCAGTATCGTGTTGAATCTATGCTTCTGCGATTAGCACATACACAGAACTACCTTGCCATCTCGCCTGGGAACCAACAG GTAGCTTCCCAACCTGCAATGGAGTGTCTACCTCTTGTAATGGAGCCTGAATCTGGTTTTTATGCGGATCCAGTTGTTGTTTTGGATTTTCAGTCTCTTTATCCATCTATGATAATCGCATATAACCTCTGCTTCTCGACATGCCTTGGTAAAGTCATTCCTTCCAAAGAAAATACACTTGGTGTCAGCAAGTATGTGCCAGATCCCCAACTCTTGGCAAATTTGAAGGATCAAATAATGCTCACTCCTAATGGTGTCATGTATGTAACTTCAAAG ATCCGAAAAGGTGTGCTACCCCGTCTGTTGGAGGAAATTTTATCAACTAGAATCATGGTGAAGCAAGCAATGAAGAAATTGACACCTTCACAACAAGTTCTGTCTAGG ATATTTAATGCAAGACAGCTTGCTCTGAAGCTTATTGCCAACGTAACTTATGGTTATACGGCTGCTGGCTTTAGTGGCCGCATGCCTTGTGCTGAGCTTGCTGATAGTATTGTGCAATGCGGTCGTAGAACTCTGGAGACAGCCATTTCTTTTGTAAATGCACATGAAGAATGGAAAGGCCGAGTAATATATGGTGATACTGACAG CATGTTTGTTCTCCTTAAAGGACGATCAGCAAAGGAAGCTCTCTTAATTGGACAAGAAATTGCATCTGTGATTACGTCAATGAATCCATATCCTGTCGCATTGAAAATGGAGAAGGTTTATCACCCCTGTTTTCTCCTTACAAAGAAACGATATGTTGGGTGCAGCTATGAGAGCCCATCCCAAACTGAACCTTCTTTCGACGCTAAAGGTATTGAGACTGTGCGGAGAGATGGTTGTGGAGTAGTATCAAAGACATTGGAACAATCACTAAGACTTTATTTTGAACAACAGGACATATTTAAG GTTAAAGTATATTTACAGCGTCAATGGACACGTATTCTGAGTGGTAGGATTTCTCTTCAAGATTTTGTGTTTGCGAAGGAGGTCCGCTTGGGTACATACAGTGCTAGGGCCTCTTCCCTTCCTCCAGCTGCAATTGTTGCCATGAAAGCAATGAGAGCTGATCCTAAAGCAGAACCGCGATATGCTGAACGGATACCTTATGTTGTAATCCATGGGGAGCCGGGAGCACGTCTTGTTGATATGGTTGTAGATCCGTTGGATCTCTTGCAGATCGATTCTCCTTTCAGATTAAACgatctttattacatcaccaaaCAAATAATTCCTGCTCTACAGCGAGTTTTTGGACTTGTGGGTGCAGACTTGCACCAGTGGTTTTTGGAGATCCCCCGTCCAGTTAGGCCGACAACTAGTAAACTCCAGAACCATGCGCCAAATGGACAAAGAAACAGAATAGATTACTATTATCTCTCCAAGCATTGTATCCTTTGTGGAGATTTAGTTCAAGCATCAACTCGTTTGTGTGAAAAGTGCTCTAGAAAAGGACCAGCTGCGGCCGCTGCTGTGACAGGCAGAACCTCGAAGCTAGAGAGGGATATTCAACACCTTGCTGCA ATATGTGGCCATTGTGGAGGCGGAGACTGGATCATAGAAAGTGGAGTGAAGTGTACATCGCTTGCATGCTCAGTATTCTACCAGAGACGTAAAGTCCAGAAAGAACTTAATGCTGTTTCTACTGTTGCAACTGAGGTTGGTTTCTACCCTAGTTGCATGGTAGAGTGGTTTTGA